One window of Cydia strobilella chromosome 10, ilCydStro3.1, whole genome shotgun sequence genomic DNA carries:
- the LOC134744999 gene encoding palmitoleoyl-protein carboxylesterase NOTUM-like yields the protein MSARCGERGRACLPSRFLWITWILCEALTTCIVATVPPDSLRLTWLSNSSLVCNDASPAGYYIRRGSNSEHWVVYLEGGGYCWDAASCGARWRRRPGLMSSTRWPRARRAPALLSSDPAANPLWHGSNHVLLPYCSSDMWAGTRTARNGSFVFAGRLIVRAVLAQLLHVGLSGRLLLVGSSAGGAGVLFHADAARRMLRPYGIRVAAVADSGWFLDRPARTRRASSADTVARLGHSLWRGSPPSSCVREHPQKPWLCYFGYRLYPHIRTPLFVFQYLFDSAQLAAEGVRAPRTRAQWDAVHDTGSAIRDSLKRVRATFAPACLAHGALARPEWLAINVSGITLPRALGCWERRLWGGGGVARHKGGCAPRRLIERCSWPQCNGSCPRLRDPRTGEEVALSALLQSFGLDVRGAAAAMGLDARTLTRMSHSELLSLLASHA from the exons GAGGCTCTAACCACGTGTATTGTTGCCACTGTCCCGCCGGACAGTCTGCGGCTGACGTGGCTCTCCAACTCCTCGCTCGTCTGCAACGATGCTTCCCCGGCCGG GTATTATATCCGGCGCGGCAGCAACAGCGAACACTGGGTCGTGTACCTCGAGGGCGGCGGCTATTGCTGGGACGCGGCGTCGTGCGGCGCGCGCTGGCGCCGGCGCCCCGGCCTCATGTCCTCGACACGCTGGCCGCGCGCACGCCGCGCGCCGGCCCTGCTGTCCTCCGACCCCGCCGCGAACCCGCTGTGGCACGGCTCCAACCACGTGCTCCTGCCCTACTGCTCCAGTGACATGTGGGCCGGAACACGAACGGCACGCAATGGTAGCTTTGTCTTTGCCGGCCGACTCATTGTCCGCGCAGTTCTCGCTCAGCTCCTACACGTCGGTCTCTCGGGACGACTCCTCCTCGTCGGCTCtagcgcgggcggcgcgggtgTCCTATTCCACGCTGACGCTGCCAGGAGAATGCTCCGACCCTACGGTATTAGAGTCGCCGCAGTCGCGGATTCCGGCTGGTTCCTGGACCGGCCGGCTAGAACCCGACGCGCCTCTTCAGCGGATACTGTCGCCCGTCTTGGCCACTCATTATGGCGCGGCTCACCTCCGAGCTCCTGCGTACGAGAACACCCGCAGAAACCGTGGCTCTGCTACTTTGGCTACCGGCTGTACCCTCATATTCGCACGCCGCTGTTCGTGTTCCAGTATCTTTTCGACTCCGCGCAGCTGGCGGCGGAGGGCGTGCGCGCCCCGCGGACTCGTGCCCAGTGGGACGCCGTGCACGATACCGGTTCAGCTATTCGGGACAGTTTGAAGCGGGTCCGCGCTACTTTTGCTCCGGCTTGTCTCGCTCACGGAGCGTTAGCGCGTCCGGAGTGGCTGGCCATAAACGTGTCAGGGATAACATTGCCGCGTGCACTGGGATGTTGGGAGCGCCGATTGTGGGGCGGCGGCGGAGTGGCGAGACACAAGGGCGGTTGCGCGCCGCGACGACTGATCGAGCGGTGCTCGTGGCCGCAGTGCAACGGTTCGTGTCCGCGGCTGCGCGACCCGCGCACGGGTGAGGAGGTGGCGCTGTCGGCGTTGCTGCAGAGCTTCGGGCTGGACGTGCGTGGCGCCGCAGCCGCCATGGGGCTCGACGCGCGCACTCTTACGCGCATGAGCCACAGTGAGCTCCTATCCCTTCTAGCTTCGCACGCATGA